In Caldicellulosiruptor morganii, the following proteins share a genomic window:
- the trmFO gene encoding methylenetetrahydrofolate--tRNA-(uracil(54)-C(5))-methyltransferase (FADH(2)-oxidizing) TrmFO, with amino-acid sequence MEITVIGAGLAGVEAANAITRYGIKVRLYEMKPRKFSPAHKQEGFAELVCSNSLKSKLLTNASGLLKEEMKLFGSIVMEAAYRTQVEAGQALAVDRFLFSEYITEKIKQNPLIEIIHEEVTEIPRDEVVVVSTGPLTSESLLEDISKLCNSKNLYFFDAAAPIVLKDSIDFSKAFFASRYNRGSDDYINCPMTKEEYERFYHELVNAEVIEVKDFERDLLFEGCMPIEEMARRGIDTMRFGPLKPVGIVDPKTGRMPYAVVQLRKDTQDGRLYNMVGFQTRLKWGEQKRVFRLIPGLENAEFVRFGVMHKNSYINSPEVLTKFLSLKKYPNIFFAGQITGAEGYLESAATGIVAGINAARYVLGKPQITLPPATCIGALIEYITTPKKDFQPMNANYGIISIDDEIARIKDKEKKKLLIAERSLSLCSQIANQIFE; translated from the coding sequence ATGGAAATAACAGTAATTGGAGCTGGACTTGCAGGTGTTGAAGCTGCAAATGCTATTACCAGGTATGGTATTAAAGTAAGACTGTACGAGATGAAACCCAGAAAGTTTTCACCTGCGCACAAGCAAGAGGGGTTTGCTGAGCTTGTGTGCAGCAACTCTTTAAAGTCAAAGCTTCTGACAAATGCCTCTGGACTTTTGAAAGAAGAGATGAAACTCTTTGGTTCAATTGTTATGGAAGCAGCTTACCGCACACAGGTTGAGGCAGGACAGGCTTTGGCAGTTGACAGGTTTCTGTTTTCTGAGTATATAACAGAAAAGATTAAACAAAATCCTCTGATTGAGATTATCCACGAGGAAGTGACAGAAATTCCAAGAGATGAGGTTGTAGTTGTCAGCACAGGTCCTTTGACATCAGAAAGTCTTCTTGAGGATATATCAAAGCTTTGCAATAGTAAAAATCTTTATTTTTTCGATGCAGCAGCGCCCATTGTGTTAAAAGACTCCATTGACTTTTCAAAGGCTTTTTTTGCATCGCGCTATAACAGGGGCTCGGATGATTATATAAACTGTCCTATGACAAAGGAAGAATATGAAAGGTTTTACCATGAACTTGTAAATGCTGAGGTTATTGAGGTCAAGGATTTCGAAAGGGACCTGTTATTTGAGGGATGTATGCCAATTGAGGAAATGGCAAGAAGAGGAATTGATACTATGAGGTTTGGACCGCTAAAACCTGTTGGCATAGTTGACCCCAAAACTGGCAGGATGCCATATGCAGTGGTTCAGCTAAGAAAAGATACTCAGGATGGAAGGCTTTATAATATGGTGGGATTTCAAACAAGGCTCAAATGGGGTGAGCAAAAGAGGGTTTTCAGACTGATTCCGGGACTTGAGAATGCAGAGTTTGTAAGATTTGGCGTTATGCACAAAAACTCTTATATAAACTCACCAGAGGTTTTGACAAAGTTTCTTTCACTCAAAAAATACCCAAATATCTTCTTTGCAGGCCAAATAACAGGTGCTGAAGGGTATCTGGAGTCTGCTGCAACTGGAATTGTGGCAGGTATAAACGCTGCAAGGTATGTACTTGGCAAACCTCAAATTACTCTTCCTCCAGCAACCTGCATTGGTGCTTTGATTGAGTATATCACAACACCAAAAAAAGATTTTCAGCCAATGAATGCAAACTATGGTATAATATCAATTGATGATGAAATTGCAAGGATAAAAGATAAGGAAAAAAAGAAACTTTTGATTGCTGAAAGGTCACTGAGTTTGTGCAGTCAAATTGCCAATCAGATTTTTGAATAA
- the topA gene encoding type I DNA topoisomerase, whose translation MKKLVIVESPAKAKTIAKYLGKEFKVEASMGHVRDLPKSDLGVDIENNFTPKYINIRGKANVINRLKKSAMEAEKVYLATDPDREGEAISWHLANILGLDINSSVRITFNEITKKAVQESLKNARPIDQNLVNAQQARRVLDRLVGYKLSPFLWEKVKGGLSAGRVQSVATRLVVEREEEIENFKPEEYWTLEAIFKKDNQEFKAKFYGTKKDKIEFKNQQQVDEIVNQLKDKEFRVAKLKISEKKKNPPPPFITSTLQQEASRKLRFTPAKTMMIAQMLYEGVEIKGEGSVGLITYMRTDSTRVSQEAQEAARRVILQKFGKEYVPENPRVYKTKKDAQDAHEAIRPTYIEKDPESIKDSLTPDQYRLYKLIYDRFLASQMESSVYDSLTAELEVQDYIFKLTGSKLKFPGFMVVYVEGKDSDTEEEEENQLPEIVEGEMLKPVGLEKKQHFTQPPSRYTEATLIRALEEKGIGRPSTYAPTIQTILERGYVVKEDRFLKPTELGRVVTNILKEYFKDIIDIEFTAELEENLDKIEEGKADWVEIVKKFYQPLEKELEIARNTMQQIKVEDEQTDIVCENCGRNMVIKKGRYGKFLACPGYPECKNTKPYFDYLDVLCPRCGKKLVEKKSKKGKKYYTCENYPECDLIVWEKPAGNCPKCNQLMFEKGKKGSKKLVCSNESCGYEVKLNEKGE comes from the coding sequence TTGAAAAAGCTTGTCATAGTTGAATCACCGGCCAAAGCCAAAACAATTGCAAAGTATCTTGGGAAAGAGTTTAAGGTAGAAGCCTCAATGGGCCATGTAAGAGACCTTCCAAAGAGCGACTTAGGTGTTGATATAGAAAATAACTTTACACCAAAGTATATAAACATTCGCGGAAAGGCAAATGTTATAAACAGACTCAAAAAATCTGCTATGGAGGCTGAAAAGGTTTACCTTGCCACCGACCCTGACAGGGAGGGCGAGGCAATTTCATGGCATCTGGCAAATATTTTGGGGCTGGATATAAATAGCAGTGTTAGAATTACCTTTAATGAAATCACAAAAAAGGCTGTCCAGGAGTCTTTAAAGAATGCAAGACCTATTGACCAGAATCTTGTAAACGCACAGCAGGCACGAAGAGTGCTTGACAGGCTTGTGGGATACAAGCTAAGTCCATTTTTGTGGGAAAAGGTGAAAGGTGGGCTTTCTGCAGGGCGTGTGCAGTCTGTTGCCACACGACTTGTGGTTGAGCGTGAAGAGGAAATAGAAAACTTCAAGCCAGAAGAATACTGGACCTTAGAGGCAATATTCAAAAAAGACAATCAGGAGTTTAAGGCAAAATTTTATGGCACCAAAAAAGACAAAATTGAGTTTAAAAATCAACAGCAGGTGGATGAGATTGTAAATCAACTCAAAGATAAGGAATTCAGGGTTGCAAAGCTTAAAATCTCTGAAAAGAAGAAAAATCCGCCCCCACCTTTTATAACAAGCACTCTGCAGCAGGAAGCTTCAAGAAAGTTAAGGTTTACACCAGCCAAGACCATGATGATTGCCCAGATGCTCTATGAGGGTGTTGAGATAAAGGGTGAGGGAAGCGTAGGTTTAATTACCTACATGAGGACAGATTCAACAAGGGTTTCTCAGGAAGCGCAGGAGGCTGCAAGAAGAGTAATATTGCAAAAGTTTGGCAAGGAATATGTGCCTGAAAATCCAAGAGTATACAAAACAAAAAAGGATGCTCAGGATGCGCATGAAGCCATCCGTCCAACATATATTGAGAAGGACCCTGAGAGCATAAAAGATTCTCTAACACCTGACCAGTACAGGCTTTACAAGCTCATCTATGATAGATTTTTAGCATCACAGATGGAAAGCAGTGTATATGACTCTCTGACTGCTGAGCTTGAAGTCCAGGACTATATTTTCAAGCTCACAGGTTCAAAGCTGAAATTTCCAGGTTTTATGGTGGTATATGTTGAGGGGAAGGATTCAGATACTGAGGAGGAGGAAGAAAACCAGCTTCCGGAGATTGTCGAAGGTGAGATGTTAAAGCCGGTTGGGCTTGAAAAAAAGCAGCACTTTACACAGCCACCTTCGCGCTATACAGAAGCAACACTTATAAGAGCGTTAGAAGAAAAAGGAATAGGAAGGCCAAGCACATATGCTCCAACCATCCAGACCATTCTGGAGCGGGGGTATGTTGTAAAAGAAGATAGATTTTTAAAACCAACAGAGCTTGGAAGAGTTGTTACCAATATTTTAAAAGAATACTTCAAGGACATAATCGATATTGAGTTTACTGCCGAACTTGAGGAAAACCTTGACAAAATAGAGGAAGGTAAAGCTGACTGGGTGGAGATTGTAAAAAAGTTCTACCAGCCGCTCGAAAAGGAGCTTGAAATTGCACGAAATACCATGCAGCAGATTAAAGTTGAGGATGAGCAAACAGACATTGTCTGTGAAAATTGTGGGAGAAATATGGTTATTAAAAAAGGTCGATATGGCAAATTCCTGGCCTGCCCGGGATATCCTGAATGTAAAAACACAAAACCTTATTTTGACTATCTGGATGTTTTATGCCCCAGGTGTGGCAAAAAGCTTGTTGAAAAGAAATCAAAGAAGGGCAAAAAATACTATACATGCGAAAATTACCCTGAATGTGACTTGATTGTATGGGAAAAGCCGGCCGGTAACTGCCCTAAATGCAATCAGCTTATGTTTGAAAAGGGCAAAAAAGGTAGCAAAAAACTTGTATGTTCAAATGAGTCCTGCGGGTATGAAGTAAAGCTAAATGAAAAAGGTGAGTGA
- the dprA gene encoding DNA-processing protein DprA — protein sequence MSEEKKLYWLWLYTIKGIGPKKFRQIKQEFKSLENAYFSRKEFNLDGFSQSITQLIRKSDLYEAEKLLEFCIKNSINIILEDDEFYPPEFKNFDHSPVILFAKGNLNVLKDKNRISMVGTREPTYYGRKVAKELASIVAEQGMVVVSGMARGIDTCCHIGALEKGTTIAVLGCGVDVVYPKENYRLYNQITEKGCVISEFLPKTLPDRMNFPQRNRIVAMLSPCLVVIEAAEKSGTFSTVDFALEMGKEVFAVPGNIFSQKSSGTNRLIKEGARIVCSYQDFLDDLKEIYNLVPRQMSLFGFEEELSEEENTILKLLDNIGEAHIEKLILLTNWSPSKIASVITSLEIKGRVVRERGNIIVKI from the coding sequence ATGAGTGAAGAGAAAAAGCTTTACTGGCTCTGGCTTTATACAATAAAAGGTATAGGACCTAAAAAATTCAGACAGATAAAACAGGAGTTTAAAAGCTTAGAAAATGCCTACTTTAGCAGAAAAGAATTTAATTTAGATGGCTTTTCTCAATCCATTACACAGCTAATTAGAAAATCAGATTTGTATGAGGCAGAAAAACTTCTTGAATTTTGTATAAAAAATAGTATAAATATAATTCTTGAAGATGATGAGTTTTACCCGCCCGAGTTTAAAAATTTTGATCACTCACCTGTAATACTTTTTGCAAAGGGTAATTTAAATGTTCTAAAAGATAAGAATAGAATTTCAATGGTTGGCACAAGAGAACCCACATATTATGGCAGGAAAGTTGCAAAAGAGCTTGCAAGCATTGTTGCTGAGCAGGGGATGGTTGTGGTAAGTGGTATGGCACGCGGAATTGATACATGCTGTCATATTGGAGCTCTGGAAAAAGGAACAACAATTGCTGTTTTAGGGTGTGGGGTGGATGTTGTATATCCAAAAGAAAATTACAGGCTTTATAACCAGATTACAGAAAAAGGATGTGTGATTTCTGAGTTTTTACCAAAAACTTTGCCGGACAGAATGAACTTTCCGCAGAGAAACAGGATTGTTGCAATGCTTTCACCATGCCTTGTTGTGATAGAGGCAGCAGAGAAAAGCGGGACATTTTCAACAGTTGACTTTGCCCTTGAGATGGGAAAAGAGGTTTTTGCTGTACCTGGCAATATTTTTTCGCAAAAGAGCAGCGGCACAAACAGGTTAATAAAAGAAGGGGCAAGGATAGTATGCTCATATCAGGATTTTCTGGATGATTTGAAAGAGATTTATAATCTTGTTCCAAGACAAATGAGTTTGTTTGGTTTTGAAGAGGAACTTTCTGAAGAAGAAAATACCATCTTAAAGCTTTTGGACAATATTGGTGAAGCTCATATTGAGAAATTGATTTTGCTGACAAACTGGTCACCATCAAAAATTGCAAGCGTTATAACCTCGCTTGAGATAAAGGGCAGGGTTGTTCGGGAGAGAGGCAATATAATTGTTAAAATATAA
- a CDS encoding RtcB family protein: MKKIRDGVYTNDYAIFFMTEEILKDLDEGVLQQAKNASQIPNVEFLGYTPDAHIGKGTSIGTIIVWDMSKAWISPTIVGVDIGCGMRLILTKSYADDIDKNLLKKMMNEIEELIPTGVGKKNKKISLSRSKYEEYLQNTEIDKDISDKMVLIHEFDLDTIPDEAYEIGKEQFATLGGGNHFIEFQKLHVIDDEVAKEWGLFEGQLVVMIHSGSRRFGAVIGDYYQKKFKDVMKSRGIATPDPQLTFLPIDNKVAKDYIKAMQSAAIYAKVNRHYMSNFIISVLDKHGIDVWVLYDVAHNIAYMERFANREKLVIRKGATRALPPDHYLIPNPRFLKTGHPVILPGSMGSSSYLMRGIEDNIISYHTVNHGAGRVLSRNKAKKTISVEEFSKALRQGQENEILINTRNLKDFLDESPQSYKDIDTVINSVITSRLAVPVAKMTPLGVIKGKD; encoded by the coding sequence ATGAAAAAGATAAGAGATGGTGTTTATACAAACGACTATGCGATATTCTTCATGACAGAGGAGATTTTAAAAGACCTTGACGAGGGAGTTTTGCAGCAGGCAAAGAATGCATCTCAGATTCCAAACGTTGAGTTTTTGGGCTACACACCAGATGCACATATTGGTAAAGGCACATCGATCGGGACTATAATTGTCTGGGACATGTCAAAGGCTTGGATTTCACCTACAATTGTGGGTGTTGATATAGGCTGTGGCATGAGACTTATACTTACAAAATCATATGCAGATGATATAGATAAAAATCTTCTAAAGAAGATGATGAACGAGATAGAAGAGCTGATTCCGACAGGTGTGGGGAAGAAGAACAAGAAGATTTCTCTTTCACGCTCAAAGTATGAAGAGTACCTGCAAAACACAGAGATTGACAAAGACATATCGGATAAGATGGTTTTGATTCATGAGTTTGACCTTGACACAATTCCAGATGAGGCGTATGAAATTGGCAAGGAGCAGTTTGCAACCCTCGGTGGCGGTAATCATTTTATTGAGTTTCAAAAACTTCATGTAATAGATGATGAGGTTGCAAAAGAGTGGGGGCTTTTTGAAGGTCAGCTTGTTGTGATGATTCACTCAGGCTCAAGAAGGTTTGGGGCGGTTATCGGTGATTACTATCAAAAAAAATTTAAAGATGTAATGAAATCAAGAGGCATTGCAACTCCTGACCCGCAGCTTACCTTTTTACCAATTGACAACAAAGTTGCAAAGGACTATATTAAAGCTATGCAGTCAGCAGCAATTTATGCAAAGGTAAATCGCCATTATATGAGCAATTTCATAATCTCGGTTCTGGATAAGCATGGTATTGATGTCTGGGTACTTTATGATGTCGCACACAATATAGCGTATATGGAAAGATTTGCAAACAGAGAAAAGCTTGTGATAAGAAAAGGTGCAACCAGGGCTTTGCCGCCGGATCACTATTTAATTCCAAATCCGAGGTTTTTAAAAACAGGACATCCTGTGATTTTGCCGGGAAGCATGGGTTCAAGCTCATATCTTATGAGAGGGATTGAGGATAATATAATTAGCTATCACACAGTCAACCATGGAGCGGGAAGGGTTCTTTCTCGAAATAAGGCTAAAAAAACAATTTCGGTTGAAGAGTTTTCAAAAGCATTGAGACAGGGTCAGGAAAATGAGATACTAATAAATACCAGAAATCTTAAAGACTTTTTGGACGAAAGTCCGCAAAGCTACAAAGACATTGATACTGTTATAAACTCGGTTATTACCTCAAGACTTGCTGTGCCTGTTGCAAAAATGACACCGCTTGGTGTTATCAAAGGGAAAGATTAA
- a CDS encoding glycerol-3-phosphate acyltransferase has product MVFALISFLIGSIPFSYIITKKFFNKDITDSPDRNPGATNAFRIAGVKAGVPSLILDISKGYFVAYIAKYVLFLKGPNLYLVVFMVILGHAYSVFLHFQGGKSIAATTGVLFAFWGIFPVVFFCTFYIFRPFDVQERQSWNSGWNLVTHDLGKMRVLAS; this is encoded by the coding sequence ATGGTATTTGCTCTTATTTCATTTTTGATCGGAAGCATTCCCTTTTCGTATATTATCACAAAGAAGTTTTTCAATAAAGACATAACAGATTCACCTGACAGAAATCCCGGCGCAACCAACGCATTTAGAATAGCCGGAGTAAAAGCAGGTGTGCCTTCGCTTATTCTGGATATTTCAAAAGGATATTTTGTGGCTTATATAGCCAAATACGTGCTTTTTTTGAAAGGACCGAACCTTTATCTTGTTGTTTTTATGGTCATATTAGGTCATGCATACTCTGTTTTTCTTCACTTCCAAGGTGGAAAGTCGATTGCTGCAACCACAGGAGTATTATTTGCCTTCTGGGGCATATTTCCTGTTGTGTTTTTTTGCACTTTTTACATTTTTAGGCCTTTTGATGTACAAGAAAGACAATCTTGGAACAGTGGTTGGAATTTGGTCACTCATGATTTGGGCAAGATGCGTGTACTTGCCAGTTGA
- a CDS encoding radical SAM protein: protein MELPKRVIGEAVLKQVIRYLANNPEENMGKILDLTEKIVRRDRDKWYIQNAKKYLLDPNSSWHHYAMRIIKETNPKVRERILINFFLNAGFIGVPKQLELIKKYDINIPYAILIDPTAACNLHCKGCWAGEYHKAAKLDCEVLDRVVKEAQDLGVYFIIFSGGEPLLRKDDILKLCEKYEDTVFLSFTNATLMDDEFIEKVAKVGNLAFAISIDGFEKSTDERRGQGVFKKVVTAMEKLKEAGVVFGFSTTYHRYNVEEVSSNEYIDFLIEKGAKFGWYFTYVPVGKDADVSFMATPEQRAYMYKRIEEIRWSKPIFVLDFWNDGEPAGGCIAGGRRYLHINANGDVEPCAFIHFSNVNIKECSLLDALKSPLFMAYRRNIPFSENHLRPCPMIDNPLKLKKIVEESGAHPTQIGGETETAEELANKLLEYSEAWGKVADKLWEQRKQGIPQNKVDLSVLEEVKS, encoded by the coding sequence ATGGAACTTCCAAAGAGAGTAATAGGCGAGGCAGTGTTAAAACAGGTTATAAGATACCTTGCAAATAACCCCGAGGAGAATATGGGTAAGATTTTGGACCTTACAGAAAAGATAGTAAGACGTGATAGGGACAAGTGGTATATTCAAAATGCCAAAAAGTATTTGCTTGATCCAAACAGTTCCTGGCATCACTATGCCATGAGGATAATAAAGGAGACAAATCCAAAGGTAAGAGAGAGAATTCTTATCAACTTTTTCCTGAATGCAGGTTTTATCGGTGTTCCAAAGCAGTTGGAGCTCATCAAGAAATACGATATAAACATTCCATATGCTATTTTGATTGACCCGACAGCTGCTTGCAACCTCCACTGCAAAGGATGCTGGGCAGGAGAATACCATAAAGCAGCAAAACTTGACTGTGAAGTGCTTGATAGAGTTGTAAAAGAAGCTCAGGATCTTGGAGTGTACTTTATAATCTTTTCAGGTGGAGAACCTCTTCTGAGAAAAGACGACATATTAAAGCTTTGCGAAAAGTACGAGGACACAGTGTTCCTGTCGTTCACAAATGCCACATTAATGGATGATGAGTTCATTGAAAAGGTTGCCAAAGTGGGTAACCTGGCTTTTGCAATCAGTATTGATGGTTTTGAAAAGTCGACTGATGAGCGACGTGGTCAGGGTGTGTTCAAGAAGGTTGTAACAGCAATGGAAAAACTCAAAGAAGCAGGTGTTGTATTTGGATTTTCAACAACATATCACAGGTACAATGTAGAAGAGGTATCATCTAATGAGTATATAGATTTCTTGATAGAAAAGGGTGCAAAATTTGGCTGGTACTTCACATATGTGCCTGTCGGCAAGGACGCTGATGTATCTTTCATGGCAACACCGGAGCAAAGAGCTTACATGTACAAGAGGATTGAAGAGATTAGATGGTCAAAGCCAATATTTGTTCTTGACTTCTGGAACGATGGTGAGCCTGCCGGTGGGTGCATTGCAGGTGGAAGGAGATACCTTCATATAAACGCAAACGGCGATGTTGAGCCCTGCGCATTTATACATTTCTCAAATGTCAATATAAAAGAATGTTCACTGCTTGATGCGCTAAAATCACCGCTGTTTATGGCATACAGAAGGAATATTCCTTTCAGTGAAAACCATTTAAGACCGTGTCCGATGATTGACAATCCGCTCAAGCTCAAAAAGATTGTTGAAGAATCTGGTGCACATCCCACCCAAATTGGTGGTGAGACAGAGACAGCTGAAGAGCTTGCAAACAAGCTACTTGAATATTCAGAGGCGTGGGGCAAGGTTGCAGACAAGCTCTGGGAGCAAAGAAAACAAGGGATTCCTCAGAACAAGGTTGACCTGTCGGTGTTAGAAGAAGTAAAGAGCTAA
- a CDS encoding ArsR/SmtB family transcription factor, which translates to MTRLNEILYALSDTTRLRILNILAHREQNVSNLVKLIQESQPKVSRHLAYLKNVGLVEAKSHAQWKIYLIRNDVFDKYPFLKALIQDLSKLELFANDLKLLSSLT; encoded by the coding sequence ATGACAAGGCTAAATGAAATACTCTATGCACTTTCAGACACAACAAGGCTTAGAATACTGAACATACTGGCTCATCGCGAGCAAAATGTAAGCAATCTGGTAAAGCTTATTCAAGAAAGTCAGCCCAAAGTTTCGCGCCATCTTGCTTACCTTAAAAATGTGGGACTTGTTGAAGCAAAAAGCCATGCTCAGTGGAAGATTTATTTAATAAGAAATGATGTTTTTGATAAATATCCTTTTCTAAAGGCATTGATACAAGACCTCTCTAAATTAGAGCTTTTTGCTAACGACTTAAAATTGCTATCTTCTCTTACTTAA